The Arvicola amphibius chromosome 5, mArvAmp1.2, whole genome shotgun sequence genome contains the following window.
CATTAAATGCTTTTTCTATAGAGCTGGACATAGAATTCATCGATAAAATGATCTAGCAAGTTGGATTTTATTGGTCCCATTTATCTCAAGGTAACTCCAATGATGCTGTACACTTAGAATACTACCAAATGGTATAGCTCAGCTTCAAAGAAGAGTGGGCTGTGAACCCTTTCAGTTGGCCCATGCTTTTGGCTTGCATAAAGAAACTTTTAAGACACAAAGTAAGCTGGGCGTagtggaggaggcagagacaggtggatctgagttcaaggctagcctgatctgcaaagttccagggcagccagagccacacagaaaaaaaaccttgtctcaaaaaaaaaaaaaaaaaaaaaaaaaaaagacatgaagtaaAAATCAACTGCTGAGATCCTTAAAGATATGGCTATCTTCTGCATAACAGCATGGCAACTAACTTAGTGTTTCTTCTGCATAACAGCATGGCAACTAACTTAGTGTTTTCCAGTGCCCAACGGCTGGGGCTAACGAACTATACAGTGATGGTTTTCTGCTTAGACACATCACACCATGgtttttagaaaacaattaaGGAAAAAAGGAGACCAGTCTAAAACACTGTAAGATAGGTTCCCACCCCTTACACTGAAGGGCAatgatctgtatttatttttgagtccGGGTCTCTTtgtctatagccctggctgtcctgaaattcaatatgtggtccaggctggtcttgaactaaccaagacctgcctacctctgcctcccaagtgctagtatgaAAGGAGTGCACCATCATACACAACTAGTTTTAGTTACAATTTAGTTAAATGATTAGATATTATCTCTTCTGTCTGCTTTGATAGAACACTACagatagtggttctcaactttcctaatgggaccctttaatgcagttactcatgttgtggtgacccacaaccataaagttatttttgttgctattgcataactgtaattttgctactgttataaattgtaatgtaaatatctgtgttttctgaaggtCTCAGACAACCCcttgaaagggttgttcaacctaAGAACTGCTGCTATAGATTGATggtttatcaagaaaatatatttagttatCATGATTCAAAAAGTGGGGGAGTCCAGTGCGCTGGCAGATATACGATCTAACAAGTGCCCACTTCCTTATTCTTCTCCCTGTATTCTCACCTAACAGAGGCCAACAGAACACTTTGGGTCTCTTCTGTGCAGGCCCCGATTCTACTCATGAAGACTCTACATTCACCATCTCTCACCTTCCAAAGGTCCTACTTATCACATTCCACACAGGGTTTAGATTACAAAATTTGAATTTGATGCTGGTGGCAGAGAGGACCATGCTATAGACATAAAGTAAGAATCTGGAAAAAATTTCAGCAAATAGTAAAATTAAGCCATACAGAGAAATTTACAGCCTTAAGAATGAAGGACTTGTGAGATTATCCCTTTTAGGATGGAGTATCACTGAGCTGAAGACATGTCCCAGACAACAGCATGTGGGGGTGAAAGGGCACCGAGGTGAGGAGAACCCGACAGTGTGGAAAGGGATGTCCACTCTACCTTCACACCCCAGGTCTGCACACACTCCCATCAGCAGCTCCCTGCTGCACCACTTGTAATTTCTCAGTGAAacccaggaaaaacaaacagaaactgtgGTAATAAACCTGATACGATGAGTTTCAATGAAAACCTTAAGAAGTAACTTTAAGCGTGTATCTTCACGCTCTAGCTGTTATCACAGTATTTGGTGGCTCCTTTTTCCTTGGTCTTCCAGAGCTTCAAGTTATTTTCGTACTGCAGAAGAGACTTCTCTATTAAactttattaaatttcatttgctttgtgTTATGtcttcataaataaatacattttcatagCAGCAAGTCAGTATCCATCATTGTGAAGTATGCTTTCAAAGAAATTGGATGTTCCATCATGAATTATTTGCTCTCCAAGTAATTCATTTGCCAAATGTAAGTAAGATTCACAGCTCTCTATTAAAATTCGAGCCACTCTGTCATATAAATACAATTAGATGGTGAAATCTCACCACCTTCATGGCAGTCAtcaaaaacctttaaaagaaacatataaaaagtTCATATTCaaattgaagttttaaaatacCAAAGCCTCATTGATTTAAAGCAGTattaacagaaggaaaaggaaacactcttTGAAAGGTATTGGGACTATAAGAGCACACCGTAACTGTGCCTGCTTTGTGATCACTGTTAACTATGAGCCTTTCATTTttagtttgctttgtttatttgtttgtttgtttttctgagacagggtcttactatgtaacccagctgtcctgcaactcactatatagaacaggcaggcctgaaactcagagctctgcctacctctgcctcccaactgctgggattaaaggtgtgcactatcctATCTGGCATGGAGGCCCTATTAACACAGGGTACATACAGGTGACCTCACTCACCTGCCCACTGGGTAAAAGGAAATGAGTCCTATACTTATGGACAACTTAATTTCTACTAAATTGAAGGTTATTTCATGTTTAACTGTCTTTGAAGGGTGCTAAGTAGAATTTCCAGGATGTTGGCTTTTGTCTAGGAGTTGAAACTGGGTCACAATGAGCTTACGGGTAAGGTCAAGGGTTAACATAATGAATATGGCAGAATAGCAGCCCAAGAATATCCCATGCCACGGGAACAGGGagtgtttttgctctttttagCCTCAGAATGTCCAGCCCGGTGTTGGTGAACCACTTAGGAATGACTGCTAAGTATTTGAAGTAATATTTTCTGCTTAAGTCTGAGTTTCTTCTTTCTCCGAGGGGAGGGCACCAGGGGAAACCTGGTGAGAGGCCCTGTGTACACTGAGCATAGGCCCTgctgccactgagctatacttAGCCCTAGGTTCCCTCACTCTTTATGGGAAATGATGCCACTAGctccaaggacacaggaggattaGAATAAGTTTCGCTCATGGTAGCGAAACTTCTCAACAACCTTCATTTCCCTCCCTACAAAGGAGAAATGGTTGGTCccaatgaaaatatatccatttcAGGGTCAAGAACAGAAGGGCATGTCCCTACCCTCAATGTTGCAAGAAATAATGTAAGACCTGTCCATTAACGGTCTGTCATCCAGAGCCTGTGGCAGTCTGGATGGCTGGTGGGAAAGCTGGTGTGCCTGTTGCTTCTCTAGGTGGCATTTGCATATGGTGGCGATGAAAGGACAGAGTGAGGCAGCTTTACTTACGGGGCAGAGTCCACAGGGCGCCCGGACTAATCCTGTAGGTGGGAGGATTGGGTTGACTGCCCTGTACAGTTTCATGTGTCCGTCCACACTGCCAACAGTGCCTTCCTTTGCAGCAATGATCGTCATCTCCACTTTCCCATCATAAATGAGTGTGTTCAGGATGGTCTCGATGTCCTCCATGGACAATTCCACCTAGAAGGGGTATGTTAGCATACTGAGAGGACAAGGGAACGTGGACAAGAATAATGGAAGGCACAAAGGGAGTAGGCAACAGTCTACATACATTAGCCCAAGCACAGAAGTACTCAGGACAGCTCTAACTTCATGCTGAACCTCACACTGATATCCTCACcagtcttaaaaaacaacaaaaaactcacacCTCTTATGAGGTAGGATTTGGGGGGGGCAAGAATttgatgggaaggaaggaggggttgGGACACCTCgataaaagaaaaccacaaaaaaggCTGGCATTGTAGCTCAGGGGCAGGGCATGTCCTTAGCAtgagccctgggctcaatccctagCGTcactcaaaaccaaaacccacaaaGAAGAAATCCCCTATGAGattagtttctctgtgtagccctggttgttctagaacttgctcctggaactcagagatccacttgcctctgcctcccgattgatggagattctttttttttttttttttcaaaaaaaaaaaaatatttatttatttattatgtatacgatattctgtctgtgtgcatgtctgcaggccagaattgggcaccagatctcattacagatggttgtgagccaccatgtggttgctgggaattgaactcaggacctttggaagagcaggcaatgctcttaacctctgagccatccctccagtccccttGATGGAGATTCTTAAAATGTCTTTAAGCAGAGAGACACTTGAGCCATGAAATAATTCTAGTTCCTAATCTTTTatcagtgaaaaaaaatctagaaaccaGGAAGTAAAAATTATTTGTCCAAATGCCACTTTGGCTTCTTTGCTGATCATGAAAAAcatcagtgtcttttttttttttggtttttcgggacaaggtttttctgttagccttggctgtcctagaactagctctgtagaccaagctggtcttgaactcacagagatccacttgcctctgcctcctgattgctaggattaaaagcttgtgccacccaccaccacctggcatcagTGTCTTTATGTAAAGGTCTTCAAAAGGGTGCTGATGATACCGTTTACATTTCATTAAGTAAGACAGTATCAATAAGTGACACTAATGTGACAAGCTCAACTGTCACACATTCAAGAACTTATCAGAACACTTTGACTTTGGGTGGTGAACGGCACAGCTCGGACTGTGCTCAAGAATAGTTCAGCCAGAATCAGCTCACCAGGAGGTCCTCTGTCTACTTTAGGATAGTGCTTTTCCAAAGTGGGCTCAGCAGAATGTGTACATGAAAGGGGGGCTGGGTCAAATACACTGTAATATAGCCGGGGAGGAAGACAGTGTAGAAAGTATAAGTTCTGACCTTACTGATGCCCAATTCACAGATGTACTTCCACACTTCATGGGATGAAGCAAACGAGCTGTTTCTCTGAATCATTGGATTCTGTTTACTTTCTCTTGCGGTTTCTGCCTATAAGGGTAGAACAAGAGACTCAAGCAAGAATGCATGTTAGTGCTTTCTGAAGTTCACACGTATGTGCCACACCAACAGCAGCACATATTTAGTAAAAACTTCCAATGTTAGGATTTTCAatcttataaaatatgaaatacaagAGTAAATTTTTCAAGAAGCAGCTTTTTAAAGGCTCTTGATGTTTCCTTAATGACCTCACCTTGGTTTGTAGGAATTTGAAACACTGTTGGTTAAGCACCTCAACAAATTCAGATTCAAAATCCTGGTCACTGTACCATGCTCCGCCAGTCACAGATCGATCTGGCTGTAGGTTATAGAGCATATAAACCTTCTTTTTGGAGGCCTAGGAAAGAATATACACACATCATTTGTTTATAATGCTTTTCAGAAACTAAACCTGAAAACTGCGTTTATAAGTTTTAGATGTACAAAATTACTGCAAAGATAGCAGTTATCGAACTTGGGACAGTCATCTCAAAGTGAGGGCCGCTTTGGGGGCAGAACTGGATAGTGCTCTAACCCAAGTCAGAACTATACTGAAGCCAGCCCTGCCCATGGTTCTCTATGTACAATAAGTAGGATCAGGAGTCTCACA
Protein-coding sequences here:
- the Polr3f gene encoding DNA-directed RNA polymerase III subunit RPC6, producing the protein MAEVKVKVQPPDADPVEIENRIIELCHQFPHGITDQVIQNEMPHIEAQQRAVAINRLLSMGQLDLLRSNTGLLYRIKDSQNAGKMKGSDNQEKLVYQIIEDAGNKGIWSRDIRYKSNLPLTEINKILKNLESKKLIKAVKSVAASKKKVYMLYNLQPDRSVTGGAWYSDQDFESEFVEVLNQQCFKFLQTKAETARESKQNPMIQRNSSFASSHEVWKYICELGISKVELSMEDIETILNTLIYDGKVEMTIIAAKEGTVGSVDGHMKLYRAVNPILPPTGLVRAPCGLCPVFDDCHEGGEISPSNCIYMTEWLEF